In Myxosarcina sp. GI1, the DNA window ATACTTAATTTTGCGATCGAGTAAAAATTTACGGTCGATTAATGGTTTGATATAACCAAAGCTCCAATTCGAGCCTAAATTAATTGGATTTAAGCGATCGGATTCAACAAACTGAACCGCATCGATCGCTTTTGGCGATACAATGTGGTGTTTCCCTTCAATTAACAAAGTACTCCAAGGATTGCGATCGCCATCATTAATCAAATAAAGGTCATCTGCAACTAAATGTGCTTTATGTTTTTGGGCTGCTTGTAACAGTTTTTCTAATCTGGTACGAGAATACCAATCATCGGCATCGAGAAGAGAAATCCAGCTGCCACTAGCCTCTTCTATTCCACGATTGCGGCTAATACTAACACCTAAATTTTTTGGGTTTTTAATTACTTTAAGTCTGCTGTCATTATAACTAGTGGCAATTTGATAGGTATTATCATAAGAACCATCATCAATGACTATTATTTCAAAGTTAGAATAGGTTTGATCTAAAACAGATTCAATAGCTCGATCGACGTACTGTTCGCAATTGTAAGCAGGTATAATAACCGAGATTTTAGAACTCATAATTTAACTTATCTTTTTATTGCAAGCGCGAGCGGCAATTGAGCGCGTTATTATTTTCGATCGAACAAACCTAAATCAAATATACAATATTTTGTCTAATTTTGATTTACAACTGAAATAAATTATATTGCAAATTTGACATATGATTTTGCAAATTTGTCAGACAAAACATAAATTTAA includes these proteins:
- a CDS encoding glycosyltransferase family 2 protein; protein product: MSSKISVIIPAYNCEQYVDRAIESVLDQTYSNFEIIVIDDGSYDNTYQIATSYNDSRLKVIKNPKNLGVSISRNRGIEEASGSWISLLDADDWYSRTRLEKLLQAAQKHKAHLVADDLYLINDGDRNPWSTLLIEGKHHIVSPKAIDAVQFVESDRLNPINLGSNWSFGYIKPLIDRKFLLDRKIKYRENLKVGEDFTLYLECLLQQGKLLFVPQSYYFYRLRQSSLSDRTPTAYLQESCTIARQFIANKALKNNPQLLQAIEKNLVLFEERLSYYRFIESCKSKKMLDSIKEIILNPYLSKDVILKLLAILKPKINFILTKKKSSSPFKKNKFYSYR